A single Paenibacillus kribbensis DNA region contains:
- the cysW gene encoding sulfate ABC transporter permease subunit CysW: MSQAITGQELAHAPVPSSAPPHRVTSEAPWVKWTLIGAAFLALLWVLVLPLIVVLTEALKQGWSVYIEALRDPDAMSALWLTLLVAAITVPLNTVFGIAAAWLITKFQFRGKGLLVTLIDLPFAISPVVGGLMYVLVFGAQGWLGPWLDEHDIKIIFALPGIILATLFITFPFVARELIPMMEDQGQQEEEAAVMLGARGWRIFWKVTLPNIKWGLLYGIILCNARAMGEFGAVSVVSGHIRGETNTLPLHVEILYNEYQFSASFAVASLLLLLALATLVLKSWFGRKRVH; this comes from the coding sequence ATGTCACAAGCGATAACTGGGCAGGAGCTTGCTCATGCACCAGTACCTTCATCCGCACCGCCCCACAGGGTCACAAGCGAGGCACCCTGGGTGAAGTGGACGCTGATTGGGGCTGCTTTTCTGGCTTTGCTATGGGTGCTTGTATTACCGCTGATCGTCGTGCTTACCGAAGCACTCAAGCAGGGCTGGAGTGTATACATCGAAGCGTTGCGGGACCCGGACGCCATGTCCGCGTTGTGGCTAACGCTACTGGTAGCAGCGATAACGGTACCGCTGAATACGGTATTTGGTATAGCCGCCGCTTGGCTGATCACGAAGTTCCAATTTCGCGGCAAAGGCTTGCTGGTTACTTTGATTGATTTACCCTTTGCCATCTCTCCTGTCGTCGGCGGATTGATGTATGTATTGGTGTTTGGCGCACAGGGCTGGCTTGGGCCGTGGCTGGATGAGCATGATATCAAAATAATATTTGCCTTGCCAGGCATTATTTTGGCGACGCTGTTCATCACCTTTCCTTTTGTGGCGCGAGAACTCATTCCAATGATGGAGGATCAGGGACAGCAGGAAGAAGAAGCCGCTGTCATGCTGGGCGCGCGCGGCTGGCGCATTTTTTGGAAGGTGACGCTGCCGAATATCAAATGGGGTCTGCTGTATGGCATCATTTTATGTAATGCGAGAGCCATGGGGGAGTTCGGTGCGGTGTCCGTCGTCTCCGGACATATCCGGGGAGAGACGAACACACTGCCGCTGCATGTGGAAATTTTATATAACGAATATCAGTTCTCGGCATCCTTTGCAGTGGCTTCGCTGCTGCTGCTGCTGGCTCTCGCTACCTTGGTGCTTAAAAGCTGGTTTGGGCGCAAGCGGGTTCATTGA
- a CDS encoding AMP-binding enzyme: MKEAVVLAVRSDVGETFLCAYVVPRPAEQVLPEQLRTHLAARLPAYMVPASCVVLDRLPLTSNGKVNRRLLPAAERRSPAAEAVALMEANRDNPYLQNEAVRKGMQRKMTAYYAYHAELINTGKVNADIHFIGADHVQPLPEWLSSWQEGTTGTVVEHQGCGKHDEMLYGELAEMNGRLITDIVHSDSLKQHI, from the coding sequence GTGAAAGAGGCAGTCGTGCTGGCAGTCCGCAGCGATGTAGGCGAAACGTTCCTTTGCGCTTATGTTGTCCCTCGTCCGGCAGAGCAAGTGTTGCCGGAGCAGTTGCGGACTCACTTGGCCGCCCGTTTGCCAGCATATATGGTGCCGGCATCTTGCGTGGTGCTTGACCGGCTGCCGCTTACTTCCAACGGCAAAGTGAACCGTCGACTGCTGCCTGCTGCCGAACGTCGCAGTCCGGCAGCCGAAGCTGTGGCTTTGATGGAAGCGAACCGGGATAATCCATATTTGCAAAACGAAGCGGTACGTAAAGGCATGCAACGCAAAATGACGGCTTATTACGCGTATCACGCCGAATTAATCAACACTGGGAAGGTAAATGCCGATATTCATTTTATCGGAGCGGACCATGTGCAGCCTCTTCCGGAATGGCTGTCTTCCTGGCAGGAAGGAACGACGGGAACGGTCGTTGAGCATCAAGGCTGCGGGAAGCACGACGAAATGCTTTATGGTGAGCTGGCCGAAATGAACGGTAGGCTGATTACCGATATAGTACACAGCGACAGCTTGAAGCAGCACATTTGA
- a CDS encoding thioesterase II family protein, giving the protein MNDLIKRFGKPSDHTHFICFPFAGGYSAAFRPLHDSLQDQFEVLAAEPPGHGSNRLPLVDDLERLVSMYEAALLPQLHKPFILFGHSMGGIVAFRLAQILESKGLFPEAVIVSAVQPPDIKRPIRSQMEDDAFANYVIGLNGIPPELANNREMLEFFLPPFRSDFKALETFQPSDMTPLQSEMHIFNGNEDEACVRDADGWARWGEKVAFHRFPGGHMYLLSETEQVSDAIRSIFTSASTLT; this is encoded by the coding sequence ATGAACGATTTGATCAAAAGGTTTGGTAAACCATCAGACCACACCCATTTTATTTGTTTTCCGTTTGCGGGGGGATATTCCGCTGCCTTCCGTCCGTTGCATGACAGCTTGCAGGACCAATTTGAAGTGCTTGCCGCCGAGCCTCCTGGTCACGGCAGCAACCGATTGCCGCTGGTGGACGATCTCGAACGGCTGGTCAGCATGTATGAGGCGGCGCTGCTGCCTCAGCTTCACAAACCTTTCATCCTGTTTGGACACAGTATGGGAGGGATCGTGGCTTTTCGATTGGCGCAGATCCTGGAGTCAAAAGGGCTTTTTCCAGAAGCGGTCATCGTTTCGGCCGTCCAGCCGCCAGATATCAAGCGTCCCATCCGTTCTCAGATGGAGGATGACGCTTTCGCCAATTATGTGATCGGCTTGAACGGCATTCCGCCCGAACTGGCGAATAACCGGGAAATGCTCGAATTTTTCCTGCCGCCGTTCCGGTCGGATTTCAAAGCGCTGGAAACGTTCCAGCCGAGCGATATGACACCGCTTCAGTCGGAAATGCATATTTTTAACGGCAATGAAGACGAGGCTTGTGTGCGTGATGCCGACGGGTGGGCACGATGGGGAGAAAAGGTTGCGTTTCACCGCTTCCCTGGAGGTCATATGTATCTGCTGAGTGAAACGGAGCAGGTATCCGATGCAATCCGCTCTATCTTCACTTCGGCCTCCACGCTGACATAG
- the phnE gene encoding phosphonate ABC transporter, permease protein PhnE, whose amino-acid sequence MNDPTLRRPVGSRLRLWAIAILLIIIYIWAFRGMQFEGLQGTAKSVSVAILNGFLHPDWSYVYIPEGEDLLRGLLDTLVISILGTFVSAFVCLPFAFWASSNMTRLRPLSGSGKFVLSVIRVFPEMIVAILFIKAVGPGSFAGVLALGIHSIGMLAKLFSETIESVDHGPQEALVACGANRLQVIFFAVLPQVIPQFLSYSLYRFEINIRSATTLGLVGAGGIGTPLLFALQMRNWNRVGVILLGIVVLIILTDLISGWLRKRIV is encoded by the coding sequence ATGAATGATCCTACGCTTCGCAGACCTGTTGGCTCCCGCCTGCGCCTATGGGCGATAGCTATTCTGCTTATCATCATTTATATTTGGGCTTTTCGCGGAATGCAGTTTGAAGGATTACAGGGAACGGCCAAAAGTGTATCTGTCGCTATATTGAACGGCTTCCTTCATCCGGACTGGTCATACGTCTACATCCCTGAAGGAGAGGATTTATTGCGTGGTCTGCTGGATACGCTGGTCATTTCAATTCTCGGAACCTTTGTATCCGCGTTTGTCTGTCTTCCATTCGCCTTTTGGGCGTCCAGCAATATGACCCGACTGCGTCCCTTATCGGGTAGCGGGAAATTTGTACTTAGTGTCATCCGGGTATTTCCCGAAATGATCGTTGCCATCCTGTTTATCAAAGCCGTTGGTCCCGGCTCGTTTGCCGGGGTGCTTGCCCTTGGCATTCACTCCATCGGCATGCTGGCGAAGCTATTCTCGGAAACGATCGAAAGTGTCGATCACGGGCCGCAGGAAGCTTTGGTCGCGTGTGGCGCCAATCGTCTGCAAGTGATTTTCTTCGCCGTGCTGCCGCAGGTGATCCCACAGTTTCTTTCCTATTCGCTCTATCGTTTTGAAATTAACATCCGCTCTGCCACCACGCTCGGTCTGGTCGGTGCAGGCGGTATTGGTACTCCGCTGCTGTTTGCACTCCAAATGCGCAACTGGAACCGGGTAGGCGTTATTTTGCTCGGTATTGTGGTTCTGATCATTTTGACGGATCTGATTTCCGGGTGGCTGCGCAAACGGATCGTATAG
- the phnE gene encoding phosphonate ABC transporter, permease protein PhnE, producing the protein MKPDSTARQLSSTPPSPHAGPPQPGMRPAGPPLPGRYKRYATWMIFIVVLVACSIHTDATPYQLIVGLPEMGKLLGEMFPPDWSYLPTIWKPMLETIQIAIVGTTLGAILAIPVALLCAYNVMPRKLISLPMRTILNLVRTIPDLLFASIFVAVFGIGPFAGMLALLFFSFGIIAKLTFEAIEAIDPGPLEAMTAVGASRIQVIAFGVVPQALPYFVSYLLYTFEVNVRAASVLGLVGAGGIGLLLDRSLGLFRYDRTSIIILLTLVIVLAIDYGSNLLRRKLL; encoded by the coding sequence ATGAAACCCGACTCTACAGCCCGGCAGCTCTCTTCGACGCCGCCGTCACCGCATGCCGGGCCACCGCAGCCAGGCATGCGACCTGCAGGGCCACCCTTGCCGGGGCGTTACAAGCGTTACGCCACCTGGATGATTTTTATTGTGGTACTGGTTGCCTGCTCCATTCATACGGATGCCACGCCTTACCAGTTGATCGTCGGATTGCCCGAGATGGGCAAGCTGCTGGGCGAAATGTTCCCGCCTGACTGGAGCTACCTGCCCACCATCTGGAAGCCGATGCTGGAAACGATCCAGATCGCCATCGTCGGCACGACACTGGGGGCTATACTGGCTATCCCTGTCGCGTTGCTATGTGCCTACAATGTGATGCCGCGCAAGCTGATTTCGCTGCCGATGCGCACGATTCTAAATCTGGTGCGGACGATACCGGATTTGCTGTTCGCCTCCATCTTTGTAGCCGTGTTCGGCATCGGTCCGTTTGCAGGGATGCTCGCCCTGCTCTTCTTCTCCTTTGGCATCATAGCCAAGCTGACATTCGAGGCGATTGAAGCCATTGATCCCGGGCCGCTGGAGGCCATGACTGCCGTTGGCGCAAGCCGCATTCAGGTCATTGCCTTTGGTGTTGTGCCGCAGGCATTGCCTTATTTTGTGTCATACTTGCTGTACACGTTTGAGGTTAATGTGCGTGCAGCTTCCGTTCTGGGCCTGGTCGGCGCTGGCGGTATCGGTCTGCTGCTTGACCGTTCCCTCGGTCTGTTCCGATATGACCGGACAAGCATCATTATTCTACTGACCCTCGTCATCGTCCTTGCGATTGATTACGGCAGCAACCTGCTACGGAGGAAATTATTATGA
- the phnC gene encoding phosphonate ABC transporter ATP-binding protein: MIEFRNVSKTYPNGTKGLNNINLTIKEGEMVVIVGLSGAGKSTLLRSINRLHDITSGDIVVGGRSVTSAGSSELRRIRRDIGMIFQSFNLVKRSTVLRNVLSGRVGYHSTLRTILGLFPKEDVELALAALGRVNIREKAYSRADELSGGQQQRVSIARALAQEAKIILADEPVASLDPLTTRQVMDDLQRINREMRITTIVNLHFIDLAREYATRIIGLRAGEVVFDGTPEEATDEAFAEIYGRAIKHDELLGVGS, from the coding sequence ATGATCGAATTCCGTAACGTATCGAAAACGTACCCGAATGGCACCAAAGGGTTGAACAATATTAATTTGACGATTAAAGAGGGCGAAATGGTCGTTATTGTCGGCTTGTCCGGTGCAGGCAAGTCCACCCTGCTGCGTTCCATCAACCGTCTGCATGACATTACCTCCGGTGACATTGTCGTGGGCGGCAGGTCTGTTACGTCTGCCGGAAGCAGCGAGCTGCGGCGCATTCGCCGCGACATTGGCATGATCTTTCAGAGCTTCAATCTGGTGAAGCGCTCGACCGTGCTCCGCAATGTACTCTCTGGACGCGTCGGCTATCATTCGACGCTCAGAACCATTCTCGGCCTCTTTCCGAAGGAAGATGTCGAGCTGGCACTAGCGGCGCTGGGACGCGTGAACATCCGCGAAAAAGCCTACAGCCGGGCTGATGAGCTGTCAGGTGGCCAACAGCAGCGTGTATCCATCGCCCGTGCGCTGGCGCAGGAGGCCAAAATCATTCTGGCGGACGAGCCTGTCGCATCGCTTGATCCCTTGACCACTCGCCAGGTCATGGACGACCTCCAGCGGATCAACCGTGAAATGCGGATTACGACCATCGTCAATCTGCATTTCATTGATCTGGCGCGCGAATATGCGACGCGGATTATCGGACTGCGCGCGGGGGAGGTCGTCTTTGACGGCACGCCAGAGGAAGCTACGGACGAGGCCTTTGCGGAAATCTACGGCCGGGCTATCAAGCACGATGAGCTGTTGGGAGTGGGATCATGA
- a CDS encoding phosphate/phosphite/phosphonate ABC transporter substrate-binding protein — protein sequence MFKKALTLCMTFTLAAGLAACGSNASNNSASTPGTDGTKSESTAYVPTELKVQFVPSQNADTLEAKAKPLEKLLGDKLGIPVKVTVSPDYNTIVEAMSSKQVDVGFLPPNAYVLAHDNRKAADLLLQAQRYGIEDATGKDTAEKVNFYKAMIVVKKDSPIKTLADLKGKKVGWQNVTSSAGYVYPAAELKKAGVDPDTDVQGVTIKGHDAAILALLNGQVDAVAVFQDARNTVKKEIPDVFEKTRVIHYTAKIPNDTVSVRSDMDQAWRDKISQAFIDIANDPEGGKIIKEIYTHVGYEKGDDKNFDSVREYAEAVGQAVK from the coding sequence TTGTTCAAAAAAGCACTGACCTTGTGCATGACTTTCACACTGGCGGCAGGTCTGGCCGCTTGCGGCTCCAATGCAAGCAACAACAGCGCGTCGACTCCAGGCACAGATGGTACGAAAAGCGAAAGCACAGCCTATGTTCCTACAGAGCTAAAGGTACAGTTCGTTCCTTCCCAAAATGCAGATACACTCGAAGCCAAAGCCAAGCCGCTCGAAAAGCTGCTGGGGGACAAGCTTGGAATCCCGGTAAAAGTCACCGTATCTCCTGACTACAACACGATTGTGGAAGCCATGTCCTCCAAACAGGTTGATGTAGGTTTCCTTCCACCGAATGCCTATGTTCTGGCACATGATAACCGCAAAGCAGCCGATTTGCTGTTGCAGGCCCAACGCTACGGCATTGAAGATGCCACAGGCAAGGACACAGCTGAAAAAGTAAACTTTTATAAAGCGATGATCGTGGTCAAAAAAGATTCTCCGATTAAAACCCTGGCTGATCTGAAGGGCAAAAAAGTCGGCTGGCAAAATGTAACCTCCTCCGCAGGCTACGTGTATCCCGCAGCAGAGCTGAAAAAAGCGGGCGTGGACCCGGACACGGATGTACAGGGTGTAACGATCAAAGGCCATGATGCTGCTATTCTGGCGCTGCTGAACGGTCAGGTTGATGCTGTAGCTGTCTTCCAGGATGCACGCAACACGGTGAAGAAGGAAATACCGGACGTATTTGAAAAAACACGCGTTATCCATTACACGGCTAAAATTCCGAATGACACGGTCAGCGTGCGTTCCGATATGGATCAAGCGTGGAGAGACAAAATCAGCCAAGCCTTTATCGATATCGCCAATGATCCAGAAGGCGGCAAAATCATTAAAGAAATTTACACGCATGTAGGCTATGAAAAGGGCGACGATAAAAACTTCGACTCTGTACGTGAATATGCCGAAGCCGTCGGCCAAGCGGTGAAGTAA
- a CDS encoding bifunctional 2',3'-cyclic-nucleotide 2'-phosphodiesterase/3'-nucleotidase: protein METNEVICVETSGPVRVKFRIMVTTDLHVSLWNYDYYADEETLQYGLAQTASLIQTARSEVPNHLLLDNGDVIQGNPMGDYAVQRLQQDPSAVHPAYKAMNLLGYEAGNIGNHEFNYGLEYLQTCLQGAQFPYINANIYVAGENEQNYFTPYLLLDKTVEDEAGGKHLLKVGVIGFVPPQIMQWDKAWLEGKIIVKDVLETARRFIPKMRAEGADLIIAMPHAGFEDIPETPYMENTVLPLSRVEGIDAILFGHAHKVFPGPSFVGKTGVDTERGTIHEIPAVEPGFWGDHLGIIDLDLFLMDGKWEVAASSAEVRPVYDPVRQEALVQPDAEIQLSVAEEHAGTLEYIRAPVGRITVAVNSFFAQVMDDASVQLVNDAQIWYVKQQMQGSEYEDLPVLSAAAPFKTGGRYGPSYYTDIPAGMLAIKHIADLYNFPNTLHVVRLTGAEIREWLEWSAGQFRQIDPLTEHEQELIDSDFPSFNFDIIDGIRYQIDVTQPARYDIVGKLKVPDAHRILHMSYEGEPMDMQRSYLVVTNNYRAFTSTLVNPGGERIVLAAPDENRHVLTEYVRHMKTLAPKADDHWSLVPWEGRPHVTFLSSPQAIKAAQAYPELLYEGLTIEGYAKFAIDFGRL from the coding sequence TTGGAAACAAATGAAGTGATATGTGTGGAAACGTCAGGTCCGGTAAGGGTGAAATTCCGCATCATGGTTACGACGGATCTGCATGTCAGCTTGTGGAATTATGATTATTATGCAGATGAGGAAACGCTGCAGTATGGTCTGGCGCAAACCGCCAGCTTGATTCAAACAGCCCGGTCTGAGGTGCCCAACCATCTCCTGCTGGATAACGGGGATGTCATTCAGGGGAATCCGATGGGAGATTATGCTGTGCAGCGTCTTCAACAGGACCCCAGCGCTGTACATCCTGCTTACAAAGCGATGAATCTTTTAGGATACGAGGCAGGGAATATCGGAAATCATGAATTTAACTATGGATTGGAATATTTGCAGACCTGCCTTCAGGGAGCACAATTTCCTTATATAAATGCCAACATATATGTGGCGGGAGAAAATGAACAAAACTATTTCACACCTTATCTGCTGCTGGACAAGACGGTGGAGGATGAAGCAGGCGGCAAGCATCTTTTAAAGGTGGGAGTCATCGGCTTTGTACCGCCACAAATTATGCAATGGGACAAGGCGTGGCTGGAGGGAAAAATCATCGTCAAGGACGTGCTGGAAACAGCAAGACGGTTCATTCCCAAAATGAGGGCAGAGGGAGCCGATCTGATCATTGCCATGCCCCATGCGGGCTTTGAGGATATTCCTGAAACGCCATATATGGAAAATACGGTGCTGCCACTGAGCAGAGTGGAGGGGATTGACGCTATTCTGTTTGGTCATGCGCATAAAGTATTCCCCGGACCTTCGTTTGTCGGTAAAACGGGTGTTGATACGGAGCGAGGCACTATCCACGAGATTCCGGCGGTAGAGCCGGGCTTCTGGGGGGATCATCTGGGGATTATTGACCTCGACCTTTTTCTTATGGATGGAAAGTGGGAAGTGGCCGCATCCTCTGCCGAGGTACGCCCGGTGTATGATCCGGTACGGCAGGAAGCGCTGGTACAACCGGATGCTGAAATTCAGCTGTCGGTAGCAGAGGAGCACGCCGGGACGCTGGAGTATATTCGCGCTCCTGTCGGTCGGATAACGGTGGCGGTGAACAGCTTCTTTGCCCAAGTCATGGACGATGCTTCGGTTCAACTCGTAAATGATGCACAAATTTGGTATGTGAAGCAGCAGATGCAAGGGAGCGAGTACGAGGATCTACCCGTTCTGTCGGCAGCGGCTCCATTTAAAACAGGCGGCAGATACGGCCCGTCTTACTACACCGATATTCCGGCAGGGATGTTGGCGATCAAGCATATCGCCGATCTGTATAACTTTCCGAATACGCTGCATGTCGTCCGGCTGACCGGGGCGGAAATTCGGGAATGGCTTGAGTGGTCTGCCGGACAATTCCGACAGATTGATCCTTTGACAGAACATGAGCAAGAGCTGATTGATTCTGATTTTCCGAGCTTTAATTTTGATATCATCGACGGGATCAGGTATCAAATTGATGTAACGCAGCCTGCCAGATATGATATTGTCGGGAAATTAAAGGTGCCGGATGCGCACAGAATTCTTCATATGTCCTACGAAGGAGAGCCGATGGATATGCAGCGGAGTTATCTGGTGGTTACGAACAACTATCGCGCGTTCACCTCCACGCTCGTTAATCCGGGTGGAGAACGAATTGTACTTGCTGCACCGGATGAAAATCGGCATGTATTGACCGAATATGTACGGCATATGAAGACATTGGCGCCCAAAGCAGATGACCACTGGTCCCTTGTGCCATGGGAAGGGCGTCCACATGTGACATTTCTG